From Podospora bellae-mahoneyi strain CBS 112042 chromosome 3, whole genome shotgun sequence, the proteins below share one genomic window:
- the CBH1_1 gene encoding Exoglucanase 1 (EggNog:ENOG503NVUF; COG:G; CAZy:GH7), giving the protein MVSAKFAALAALVASASAQQVCSLTTESHPPLTWQRCSAGGSCTNVAGSITLDSNWRWTHTLQGSTNCYSGNEWDTSICTTGAKCAQNCCVDGAEYAATYGITTSGNQLNLKFVTEGKYSTNVGSRTYLMENATKYQGFNLLGNEFTFDVDVSNIGCGLNGALYFVSMDLDGGLAKYSGNKAGAKYGTGYCDAQCPRDIKFINGEANIEGWNPSTNDVNAGAGRYGTCCSEMDIWEANNMATAYTPHSCTIIDQSRCEGESCGGTYSSDRYGGVCDPDGCDFNSYRMGNKEFYGKGKTVDTTKKLTVVTQFLKNAAGELSEIKRFYVQNGVVIPNSVSSIPGVPNQNSITQDWCDAQKIAFGDPDDNTAKGGLRQMGLALDKPMVLVMSIWNDHAAHMLWLDSTYPVDAAGRLGAERGACPTTSGVPSEVEAEAPNSNVAFSNIKFGPIGSTFNSGSTNPISSSTASTPTSTRVSSTSTAAQTPTSAPGGTVPRWGQCGGQGYTGPTQCVAPYTCVVSNPWYSQCL; this is encoded by the exons ATGGTTTCCGCAAAGTTCGCCGCTCTCGCTGCCCTTGtggcctctgcctctgctcAGCAGGTGTGCTCGCTCACTACCGAGTCTCACCCCCCTCTGACCTGGCAAAGATGCTCGGCTGGTGGCTCCTGCACCAACGTCGCCGGctccatcaccctcgacTCCAACTGGCGCTGGACTCACACCCTCCAGGGCAGCACCAACTGCTACTCTGGCAACGAGTGGGATACCTCCATCTGCACCACCGGTGCCAAGTGCGCTCAGAACTGCTGCGTTGACGGTGCCGAGTATGCTGCCACCTatggcatcaccaccagcggTAACCAGCTGAACCTCAAGTTCGTCACCGAGGGCAAGTACTCGACCAACGTTGGCTCGCGTACCTACCTCATGGAGAACGCCACCAAGTACCAGG gcttcaacctcctcggtAACGAGTTCACCTTCGATGTCGATGTTTCCAACATTGGCTGCGGTCTCAACGGTGCCCTCTACTTCGTCTCCATGGACCTTGACGGCGGTCTTGCCAAGTACTCGGGCAACAAGGCTGGTGCCAAGTACGGCACCGGTTACTGCGATGCCCAGTGCCCCCGTGACATCAAGTTCATCAACGGTGAGGCCAATATCGAGGGATggaacccctccaccaacgaTGTCAACGCCGGTGCCGGCCGCTACGGTACTTGCTGCTCCGAGATGGACATCTGGGAGGCCAACAACATGGCCACTGCCTACACTCCTCACTCCTGCACCATCATCGACCAGAGCAGGTGCGAGGGTGAGTCTTGCGGTGGCACTTACAGCTCTGACCGCTATGGCGGTGTTTGCGATCCCGACGGATGCGACTTCAACTCGTACCGCATGGGCAACAAGGAGTTCtacggcaagggcaagaccgtcgacaccaccaagaagTTGACCGTCGTCACCCAGTTCCTCAAGAACGCCGCCGGCGAGCTCTCCGAGATCAAGCGCTTCTACGTCCAGAACGGCGTCGTCATCCCCAACTCTGTCTCCAGCATCCCCGGCGTTCCCAACCAGAACTCCATCACCCAGGACTGGTGCGACGCCCAGAAGATCGCCTTCGGCGACCCGGATGACAACACCGCCAAGGGCGGTCTCCGCCAGATGGGTCTTGCCCTCGACAAGCCCATGGTCCTCGTCATGTCCATCTGGAACGACCACGCCGCCCACATGCTCTGGCTCGACTCCACCTACCCCGTCGACGCCGCCGGCCGCCTCGGTGCCGAGCGCGGTGCCtgccccaccacctccggtGTCCCCTCCgaggtcgaggccgaggcccccaactccaacgttgccttctccaacatcaagTTCGGCCCCATCGGCTCGACCTTCAACAGCGgcagcaccaaccccatctcctcctccaccgccagcacccCCACCTCGACCCGCGTCAGCAGCAC CAGCACCGCCGCCCAGACTCCCACCAGCGCCCCTGGTGGCACCGTCCCCCGCTGGGGCCAGTGCGGCGGCCAGGGCTACACCGGCCCTACCCAGTGCGTTGCCCCCTACACCTGCGTCGTCAGCAACCCGTGGTACAGCCAGTGCCTCTAA
- a CDS encoding hypothetical protein (EggNog:ENOG503NUF1; COG:S), which translates to MATTQTETRFSSLLSREKAATDEQPVHLSLCGIEVPSVGPDRGATDDDIWRTAEGRVAGTPHPKDDARKIVGHIKNRLNGSSPSGSGSRLLKLADDIITDITDATSGSEPARLKVATAALELAAAVRPPSDAIMSLFTNMSVVSAVRLFQHWGVFDMLPTSPPTQGTACCDIARQINAEEGIVSRISTMLTSSRILSLTHNGELCHTPTSLLLRSSEPMAAMFDLMYTNIVRVSDILPCYFDTYGKKEPVGPGHVPVTVLTGEAELGYFESVAKDEERMKGFTRAMGVASGRVPVTGVYPLGKMLDGVEEEDDGRVMWVDVGGGGGHVLRRLREGCAGLRDGRCVVVDLAGVVDQGRMEAEGDELMMAVEWVEGDFMREMTVKGARFYYLRHILRDYSDPIATLILRNVARAMGRDSRILVSEQINPDGGGTMGRPMPLYAAFKDYSMLAIGGKERSLTQFETIGKEAGLRVEAVYRDSKGTGHGVVDPSEASTEAIRNAEADATSASAEELEAPGIIQWQAAGEMQTRLE; encoded by the exons ATGGCGACTACACAGACAGAAACGCGGTTTTCCAGCCTATTGTCAAGAGAGAAGGCAGCTACAGACGAACAGCCGGTCCACCTCTCCTTGTGTGGAATCGAGGTGCCTAGTGTCGGCCCTGATCGTGGAGCGACCGATGACGACATCTGGAGAACAGCCGAGGGAAGGGTTGCAGGTACGCCTCATCCCAAGGACGACGCTCGCAAGATTGTCGGACACATCAAAAACCGTCTCAACGGCTCGAGCCCGTCTGGAAGCGGCAGCCGTCTGCTCAAACTAGcagacgacatcatcaccgacaTCACAGATGCCACCTCCGGCAGCGAGCCGGCGCGCCTGAAAGTGGCCACAGCAGCGCTCGAACTGGCAGCCGCTGTCCGCCCTCCGTCCGATGCCATCATGTCCCTCTTTACCAACATGTCTGTCGTCTCCGCGGTCAGACTGTTCCAGCACTGGGGTGTGTTTGACATGCTCCccacatcacccccaacccaaggGACTGCATGCTGCGATATCGCCAGACAGATCAATGCGGAAGAAGGGATAGTCT CAAGGATATCAACCATgctcacctcctcccgcatTCTCTCTCTTACACACAACGGAGAGCTCTGTCACACACCAACCTCGTTGTTGCTGCGATCGTCGGAGCCGATGGCGGCCATGTTTGACTTGATGTACACCAATATCGTGCGGGTGTCTGACATTTTGCCTTGTTACTTTGACACCTACGGGAAAAAGGAACCGGTGGGGCCGGGCCATGTCCCTGTTACGGTGTtgacgggggaggcggagttGGGGTACTTTGAGAGTGTGGCtaaggacgaggagaggatgaagggtTTCACGAGGGCGATGGGGGTTGCGTCGGGGAGGGTGCCCGTGACGGGAGTTTATCCTCTTGGGAAAATGCTGGatggtgtggaggaggaggacgatgggagggtgatgtgggtggatgttggtgggggtggggggcatGTGCTGAGGCGGCTCAGGGAGGGTTGTGCCGGTTTGAGGGATGGGAGATGCGTGGTGGTTGATTTGGCGGGAGTGGTTGATcaggggaggatggaggcggaaggggatgagctgatgatggcggtggagtgggtggagggagatTTCATGAGGGAGATGACGGTGAAAG GGGCAAGGTTTTATTACCTGAGGCATATTCTACGGGACTATTCGGATCCAATAGCAACGCTGATCTTGAGGAATGTGGCACGGGCGATGGGCCGGGATAGTAGGATTTTGGTTTCCGAGCAGATCAAccctgatggtggtggtacgATGGGGAGACCGATGCCCCTGTATGCTGCCTTCAAGGACTACTCTATGCTTGCTATtggtgggaaggagaggtCGTTGACTCAGTTTGAGACTATTGGGAAGGAGGCTGGGCTGAGGGTTGAGGCGGTGTATAGGGATAGTAAGGGGACTGGACATGGGGTGGTTGA cccctcTGAGGCTTCTACAGAAGCTATTCGGAATGCCGAGGCGGATGCCACCTCTGCGAGTGCCGAAGAACTCGAGGCTCCGGGTATAATCCAATG GCAAGCAGCAGGAGAGATGCAAACGCGGCTGGAATAG
- a CDS encoding hypothetical protein (COG:K; EggNog:ENOG503NVXX), producing the protein MRTRSSFSHNPHLRVSRPVSACSRCRVAKVKCDGKLPACTACEKAGRENECSAASDQQFARGKERSWVAALEARVEKLDRRLNHARSRKASVALHEVDDNPMTMQDSERRDSLVDITAAIHRKAARTREKADFNTLVSDFGLLTVNATTPGFDTQQESANPMSFARLVLAAAQHDTLPDPNTDELPYQEVAEANFQFYQDNILPLYPLFPTADLKALVPKIYDDADLGILGGIRSSEYWLFWMVMAIASAAQSKAVNDRNYYDALQYVARALPYADRAFVPGYTTQIQALVLLTQYSMLDPAHFDSWHLIGFACRACIDLGFHKDHTFTQQSSKDTIDARRRTFYCVYALDRAISMVHARPFSFKDDDISVRLPSPSVDNERSDPSLPLFELRRLQSGWYQTLVQTDSNDPLRDPVQYVWQKYHETQRWSKELALDLPATIRTAFDLELDYSSVYLVVPSPRTPKLTDHGRLLIFEHTIRYLYRMYEVVKASPSEGFYTYHDALKVFFMGSQLVTVLRDPGESDLWQSLGATEPPQQNPPLPERLDKDLSDAIARSNSCLDKVNETLKLYGERWEQVKTLADHFDRTTTDIKSYLETRRDMVESAIARSMQKDGRHALPTSRPGTNPSTLAYQSAPMTQHSSPRANQGAPWGNSTGFQGHHNVHF; encoded by the exons ATGCGTACCCGGTCCAGCTTCTCCcacaaccctcaccttcGCGTGTCTCGGCCCGTGTCTGCCTGTTCAAGAT GTCGGGTAGCTAAAGTCAAG TGTGATGGCAAGTTGCCGGCCTGTACCGCCTGTGAGAAGGCTGGTCGTGAGAATGAATGCTCGGCGGCCAGTGACCAACAGTTTGCTCGTGGCAAGGAGCGGAGCTGGGTTGCTGCCCTCGAGGCAAGGGTGGAAAAGCTTGATCGCAGACTGAACCATGCCCGGTCACGGAAGGCATCTGTGGCTCTGCATGAAGTCGATGATAACCCCATGACGATGCAGGATTCCGAACGGAGGGACTCGCTGGTCGACATCACCGCTGCCATCCATCGTAAAGCTGCCCGGACTCGCGAAAAAGCAGACTTCAACACATTGGTATCCGATTTTGGCCTGTTGACTGTCAATGCCACCACTCCCGGCTTCGACACTCAACAAGAGTCGGCGAACCCTATGAGCTTTGCCCGTCTCGTTCTGGCCGCCGCACAACATGACACATTGCCCGACCCAAACACTGACGAACTTCCGTATCAGGAAGTGGCCGAGGCCAATTTCCAATTTTACCAAGACAACATCCTGCCTCTCTATCCCCTGTTCCCAACCGCAGACTTGAAAGCTCTCGTTCCCAAGATTTACGACGACGCAGACCTCGGCATCCTGGGCGGCATAAGGTCTTCTGAATACTGGCTCTTTTGGATGGTCATGGCCATCGCTTCTGCCGCCCAGAGCAAGGCTGTGAACGACAGAAACTACTATGATGCCCTGCAATATGTGGCTCGCGCTTTACCCTACGCCGATCGTGCCTTTGTTCCCGGATACACCACTCAAATACAGGCTCTCGTGCTCCTCACGCAGTACTCCATGCTCGACCCAGCTCACTTTGACAGCTGGCACCTCATAGGCTTTGCCTGCCGGGCCTGTATCGACCTAGGCTTCCACAAAGACCACACTTTCACACAGCAGTCGAGCAAAGACACAATAGATGCGCGCCGACGTACTTTTTATTGTGTATATGCTCTGGATAG AGCAATCAGCATGGTCCACGCTcgccccttctccttcaaggATGACGACATTTCCGTGCGGCTCCCGAGTCCATCTGTGGACAATGAAAGGTCAGATCCGTCTCTTCCTCTATTCGAGCTTCGAAGACTGCAGTCGGGTTGGTACCAGACCTTGGTACAAACCGACTCAAACGACCCTCTTCGGGATCCCGTCCAGTACGTGTGGCAGAAATATCACGAGACGCAGAGATGGTCAAAGGAGCTCGCATTGGACCTTCCGGCCACAATTCGCACCGCGTTTGATTTGGAACTCGATTATAGCTCTGTTTATCTGGTCGTTCCTAGTCCGCGCACACCCAAACTTACCGACCATGGGCGCCTACTGATTTTTGAACACACCATACGTTACCTTTACAGGATGTacgaggttgtcaaggccaGCCCGAGCGAGGGCTTCTACACCTATCATGATGCCCTCAAAGTTTTCTTCATGGGCTCGCAACTGGTCACAGTGCTGCGGGACCCAGGCGAAAGTGACCTATGGCAATCTCTGGGAGCCACCGAACCGCCGcaacaaaacccaccccttccTGAACGATTGGACAAGGATCTTTCTGATGCTATCGCGCGGAGCAACTCGTGTCTCGACAAGGTCAATGAGACACTCAAGCTGTATGGAGAAAGATGGGAACAGGTGAAGACCTTGGCAGACCATTTTGACAGGACAACAACCGACATCAAGTCTTATCTTGAGACGAGACGAGATATGGTGGAAAGTGCCATTGCACGAAGTATGCAGAAGGACGGCCGTCACGCCCTGCCCACGTCACGCCCTGGTACAAATCCCTCCACGCTTGCTTACCAGTCGGCGCCCATGACGCAACACTCATCACCACGAGCAAACCAGGGAGCCCCGTGGGGGAATTCTACAGGCTTCCAAGGACACCATAACGTACACTTTTGA
- a CDS encoding hypothetical protein (EggNog:ENOG503NZ8F; COG:K) has product MDAATLLRQTIGAYAPRPLQPGQFNYPRRPPPSHLGHFGENLSNKPAQHQGTVHTLTACCRCRQRKTKCDPALPRCSPCDRAGQTCEYFDTTKNRKMNRTYVVDLQKKVQRLEAELEQLTGEDPNDDDDMVTPGGLVHLDKKSVESPRYLGPSSGIAMTRILMEEAKRYTDSLRISSLIPELRSRRIDQRDRMQSVVMGSFSGPSGPRAVDFPLTADIPAKEFPTRAMTENLWRVFKERIQVFTPVFHETVFAQDLEAVFNGDTDHYRLFAVNMMIAISLAKVDRWAGLPDTYYLAAMEHFDHVVRPKDLKTLQCLILIVQYSLLMPIKIAVYHVVGLAIKICQQWALGDENTWAMGDSDLQSLDLKRRLVWIVLTTELGLAHMLGRPSGFSRTGDMIKVKFFETIQDEDITPDATPESILQGRFCERKTIAIHYCKMRLMQAEIRRVLYEQERPARITDVDPWFQQMDEKLKNWLDSCPEQPPLFKPWFTNRYHAIMIILYRPSPQVLKPTARAARICFEAAKSIIASSSTGPDREQPTFDRTWVFLQTINSSLNALLWSIGYPEVRAQNSREDVEQLVQDGINIITNFHPKWPGVQEAINLYEVLSKACLQSYTAKVTFELSSPMPSAPNGHFKSPFLTEDGNSPDSENSSPQAQQSHSATSLFSNQSPFGYNIEPPYNFDQGSQYANQSPFQNQPAFRSNSIFMNPMSSLTDAHGRRLSELAPESTPYQTPAEERKAGTPPMPTGTASSLPTPPESLPPPSTKSSHMSLSPRLIGTPRGPSPTPTPTLHHASPLPMVTRHSPVPAIHGLAEYGFGQPYGQQQPGPPTSSMATPSNIPAFTIPPIPGSNAQRATRVTNWSNPPAPILQPHTFAGANSASIWEPPTQQQGGYAFGGSSLQHPPPPQFSLPPAPEIQHSAQPQQQQPQQQHQTLQPRSHHPPSHQLHPHQLQPHQQLHQQHHQQQQQQLQQQQQQQQTQQAYNPYSPYHNLPMGGAPWHNSTSAGGLLSWEGYGNQYFGNERHDSLTQEQQTQLLNILEADGMSDISAYLATGNAANGGHGTGNW; this is encoded by the exons ATGGACGCTGCCACTCTGCTACGCCAGACCATTGGCGCGTATGCCCCGCGACCACTCCAGCCAGGCCAGTTTAACTACCCACGCCGTCCGCCGCCCTCGCATCTCGGCCATTTTGGAGAAAACCTGAGCAATAAGCCGGCCCAACACCAAGGGACGGTGCATACCTTGACAGCGTGCTGCAGGTGCAGACAG AGGAAAACGAAATGCGATCCAGCCCTCCCACGATGTAGTCCCTGCGACCGCGCCGGCCAGACATGCGAGTACTTCGACACGACAAAAAACCGCAAGATGAACCGGACCTACGTTGTAGACCTCCAAAAAAAGGTCCAGCGTCTAGAGGCCGAACTCGAACAGCTCACGGGGGAGGATCCaaacgatgacgacgacatggTAACGCCAGGCGGGCTGGTTCATTTGGACAAAAAGTCCGTCGAATCCCCTCGGTATCTGGGCCCCAGCAGCGGCATCGCAATGACGCGCATTCtcatggaggaggcgaaacGCTATACCGACTCCCTCCGCATCTCTTCCTTGATCCCGGAATTACGCTCCAGGAGAATCGACCAGCGGGACCGTATGCAAAGCGTTGTCATGGGAAGCTTCAGCGGACCCTCAGGTCCCAGGGCAGTCGACTTTCCCTTGACGGCCGATATTCCTGCCAAAGAGTTCCCCACGAGAGCCATGACAGAGAACCTGTGGAGAGTTTTCAAAGAAAGAATACAAGTATTCACCCCGGTTTTCCATGAGACTGTCTTTGCTCAAGATCTCGAGGCCGTTTTCAATGGTGATACGGACCACTACCGCCTCTTTGCTGTCAACATGATGATTGCCATCAGTCTGGCCAAGGTCGACAGGTGGGCGGGATTGCCAGATACATACTACCTTGCTGCCATGGAGCATTTCGACCACGTTGTCAGACCAAAGGATCTGAAGACCTTACAATGCTTGATCTTGATCGTACAGTACTCGCTGCTGATGCCCATCAAGATTGCCGTTTACCACGTGGTGGGGCTTGCCATCAAAATATGCCAGCAATGGGCCCTCGGGGACGAAAACACATGGGCCATGGGTGACAGCGATCTTCAAAGCCTTGATTTGAAGAGAAGGTTGGTCTGGATTGTGCTCACGACCGAGTTGGGCCTCGCCCATATGCTGGGACGCCCCAGCGGGTTTTCGAGAACCGGTGACATGATAAAGGTGAAGTTCTTCGAGACGATTCAGGATGAGGACATCACGCCAGATGCGACGCCGGAGAGCATCCTACAGGGTCGCTTCTGTGAACGGAAAACCATCGCCATACATTACTGCAAGATGCGGCTGATGCAGGCCGAGATCCGGCGGGTGCTCTACGAACAGGAACGACCGGCACGAATAACGGATGTAGATCCTTGGTTCCAGCAAATGGACGAAAAGTTGAAGAATTGGCTGGACTCTTGTCCAGAACAGCCTCCCCTGTTCAAGCCTTG GTTTACAAACCGATATCACGCCATCATGATCATTCTATACCGGCCATCACCCCAAGTGCTTAAGCCAACTGCCAGGGCGGCTAGAATTTGCTTTGAAGCAGCAAAGTCCATCATCGCATCCTCTTCGACAGGACCTGATCGGGAGCAGCCCACGTTTGACCGGACATGGGTGTTCCTGCAGACCATCAACTCGTCGCTCAATGCCCTTCTCTGGTCTATTGGGTACCCTGAGGTTCGAGCCCAAAACAGCCGCGAGGATGTTGAGCAGCTTGTCCAGGAtggcatcaacatcatcacaaacTTCCACCCCAAATGGCCAGGCGTGCAAGAGGCTATCAACCTGTACGAAGTCTTGTCAAAGGCTTGTCTGCAGAGCTACACAGCCAAAGTTACGTTTGAGTTGTCGTCCCCCATGCCCAGTGCGCCCAATGGCCACTTCAAGTCGCCGTTTTTGACTGAAGACGGCAATTCTCCCGACTCGGAGAACTCGTCACCGCAAGCCCAACAGTCACACTCGGCAACATCTCTCTTCAGCAACCAGTCGCCATTCGGGTACAACATCGAGCCCCCTTACAACTTTGACCAGGGTTCCCAATATGCGAACCAATCGCCGTTTCAAAACCAGCCCGCCTTTCGGTCAAACTCAATCTTCATGAACCCGATGAGCTCCTTGACAGATGCACACGGCCGGCGACTCTCTGAACTGGCTCCCGAGTCCACTCCCTACCAAACCCCGGCCGAAGAGCGAAAGGCAGGCACGCCGCCGATGCCTACAGGGACAGCAAGCTCGCTGCCAACTCCCCCAGAGtcgctcccaccaccatcgacaaAGTCCAGCCATATGAGCCTTTCGCCACGATTGATTGGCACACCTCGAGGTCCAAGCCCGACTCCCACGCCAACGCTCCATCATGCAAGCCCACTGCCAATGGTCACCCGGCACAGTCCTGTTCCCGCTATTCATGGACTTGCTGAGTACGGCTTTGGGCAACCCTAtgggcagcaacagcctggCCCACCAACTTCCTCCATGGCGACTCCATCCAACATTCCAGCCTTCACAATCCCTCCTATTCCAGGCTCCAATGCCCAAAGAGCAACGAGAGTGACCAACTGGAGCAACCCGCCCGCACCGATACTCCAACCACACACGTTTGCAGGTGCAAACTCGGCCAGCATCTGGgaacccccaacccagcagcaaggaGGTTATGCCTTTGGTGGCTCCAGCCttcaacatccaccaccaccacagttCTCTCTGCCACCAGCGCCAGAAATACAGCATTCcgcccaaccacaacaacaacaaccacaacaacaacaccaaaccctTCAGCCACGatcccatcacccaccatcaCACCAGCTACACCCACACCAGCTACAACCACACCAGCAGctgcaccaacaacaccaccaacagcaacagcagcaacttcaacaacaacagcaacaacaacaaactcaaCAGGCCTACAACCCCTACAGCCCGTACCACAACCTACCGATGGGAGGCGCCCCGTGGCACAACTCTACCTCGGCCGGTGGTCTCCTCTCGTGGGAAGGGTACGGGAACCAGTACTTTGGCAATGAGCGCCACGATAGCTTGAcgcaggagcagcagacgCAGCTGCTCAACATTCTGGAAGCGGATGGCATGAGTGATATTTCTGCGTATCTTGCCACTGGCAACGCTGCCAACGGTGGCCACGGCACTGGGAATTGGTAG
- a CDS encoding hypothetical protein (EggNog:ENOG503NYFF; COG:S), with amino-acid sequence MAKKKSSSQEDLVEAESDLGHQKLVRSQQQLIICRNKHWRYISAFHGPWLQLPPEVIETLANINYNTPRPRPIDPAVFFDLVKIRRLVDEAIDLAVRAASGVASLNQQSIPGLHHAAALGLGFGFRPGNQAKLSPERKHRMRKDATHKLCKAYKLDEVACSVSTMQSASALEEVASLVLQRSPDDSDAKYVHFFHEKIPSRQLAECTSLQPLDEAIHENPSDPEPLRTRGIVKIFKEDFQGAVADFTDALRVHRLRRPTHRYAGKDAEAEQQVAQRTARRTEDVVLKEEEQPSSLETQLLFQRAGVYLTMACQHVDAAFPDGSPQVPEPDSDGDQASPPLSPEVLEARQHVRQNAKRALRDYMTYLSHFEYSPDLPLDIAEDFARKVNSIANGVRVPRHTTKSASPLGNDERTTQKPHRIYVLSDLFAPSPPPDLPPYPITDLASLQAQQPPPPVLSPVITETLTYHPLLADALHALLLCHCLIQTSAKELLRHAYMVARLARLADGYPAFQASRSPARTDWVEVLRAGGNWIQLAGAWDDLCAPAPVPVLHPNGSSPLHHLQHQPPQSKPALPSSDTTGSEVSTELRELPSPFPFPVPVETEKQRKDRLHHQIVLDALGDERVSDEPSFRQAVLARQLRAEHDYQLANAVAELRAQITSGVVAGQPQQPQQPQQPPQQQQLLLPANNHDNEDDDGSSLEGAIGDLDIDGQKVTSDGNGGVVARAQGNGNGGGPGRHELEKEYPVGSDRALAVARWVLDAPPNAGIVPGDGKKRRKRTVKKVAAHAAAAPGGEAEKV; translated from the exons ATGGCCAAAAAGAAGTCTTCGTCCCAAGAGGACCTCGTCGAGGCTGAAAGCGACCTCGGCCACCAGAAACTGGTTAGGTCCCAGCAGCAACTCATAATATGCAGAAACAA ACACTGGCGATACATATCCGCCTTCCACGGCCCATGGCTCCAGCTTCCCCCCGAGGTCATTGAGACTCTCGCCAATATCAATTACAACACCCCTCGACCCCGCCCGATCGATCCTGCCGTGTTTTTCGACCTCGTCAAGATTAGGAGACTCGTCGACGAGGCCATTGACCTGGCTGTGCGCGCGGCGAGCGGCGTTGCTTCTCTCAACCAGCAGAGCATCCCCGGCCTACACCATGCAGCCGCGTTGGGCCTGGGGTTTGGCTTTCGTCCAGGAAACCAAGCAAAGCTAAGTCCGGAGAGAAAACATCGAATGCGAAAAGATGCGACCCACAAGCTTTGCAAGGCGTACAAGCTGGATGAAGTAGCCTGTAGCGTCTCGACCATGCAGAGCGCTTCGGCactggaggaggttgcttcTTTGGTGCTTCAACGGAGTCCAGACGACAGCGACGCCAAATATGTGCACTTCTTTCACGAAAAGATTCCGAGTCGACAGCTCGCCGAATGCACGAGCCTGCAGCCATTGGACGAAGCGATACACGAGAATCCCTCGGACCCAGAGCCTCTGAGGACTCGAGGCATCGTCAAGATATTCAAGGAGGACTTTCAAGGGGCCGTTGCCGATTTCACAGACGCCCTGAGGGTCCATCGCCTTCGCCGACCAACCCACCGTTACGCAGGAAAGGACGCCGAAGCCGAGCAGCAGGTGGCGCAAAGGACGGCGCGAAGAACCGAGGATGTTGTCTTGAAGGAAGAAGAGCAGCCGAGCAGCCTGGAGACACAGCTTTTGTTCCAACGTGCTGGAGTCTACCTCACCATGGCCTGCCAGCATGTTGACGCAGCCTTCCCGGACGGCTCTCCCCAAGTGCCAGAACCGGACAGCGACGGCGACCAGGCCTCCCCGCCATTGTCCCCCGAGGTTCTGGAGGCGAGGCAGCATGTGAGACAGAATGCGAAGCGGGCGCTTCGTGACTACATGACTTACCTTTCCCATTTCGAGTACTCGCCCGATCTACCCTTGGACATCGCCGAGGACTTTGCCCGCAAGGTGAACTCTATCGCCAACGGCGTCCGTGTTCCCCGCCACACCACCAAGTCTGCGTCGCCCCTTGGAAACGACGAGAGAACCACACAGAAACCACACCGCATCTACGTCCTCTCGGATCTGTTTGctccctcgccaccaccagatCTCCCGCCGTATCCCATCACGGACCTAGCCTCCCTGCAGGCACAACAGCCACCTCCGCCCGTTCTTTCTCCCGTCATCACAGAAACACTGACATACCACCCCCTTTTGGCCGACGCTCTCCACGCTCTCTTACTCTGCCACTGTCTCATCCAGACCTCGGCCAAggagctcctccgccacgcCTACATGGTCGCCCGCCTGGCCCGCCTAGCAGACGGTTACCCAGCCTTCCAAGCTAGTCGCTCCCCCGCCCGCACGGACTGGGTCGAGGTCCTGCGCGCAGGAGGAAACTGGATCCAGCTAGCAGGCGCATGGGATGATCTCTGCGCGCCAGCTCCGGTGCCCGTTTTGCACCCGAATGGTTCCTCTCCGCTGCATCATCTTCAGCACCAGCCGCCGCAGTCCAAACCTGCACTGCCGTCGTCAGACACCACCGGATCAGAAGTATCCACCGAATTAAGGGAGCTTCcgtcccccttcccatttCCTGTCCCAGTCGAGACAGAAAAACAGCGCAAGGACCGCTTGCATCACCAGATTGTTCTCGACGCCTTGGGCGACGAGCGGGTGAGCGACGAGCCGAGTTTCCGGCAGGCCGTGCTGGCCAGGCAGCTGAGGGCGGAGCACGATTACCAGCTTGCGAATGCCGTGGCTGAGCTACGCGCGCAGATAACATCCGGTGTTGTGGCTggacaaccacaacaaccacaacaaccacaacaaccaccacaacaacaacaactactacTCCCGGCAAATAATCATGAtaatgaggatgatgatgggtctAGTTTAGAAGGGGCAATCGGGGATTTAGACATTGACGGGCAAAAGGTCACGAGCGATGGgaatggcggggttgttgctcGTGCCCAAGGGAACGGGAATGGTGGTGGGCCAGGTAGGCACGAGCTCGAGAAGGAGTACCCTGTTGGGAGCGATAGGGCTTTGGCCGTGGcgaggtgggtgttggatgcACCGCCCAACGCGGGGATCGTTCCcggggatgggaagaagaggaggaagaggactgTCAAAAAGGTTGCTGCTCatgctgccgctgctcctGGGGGTGAGGCGGAGAAGGTTTAG